A single region of the Hoeflea prorocentri genome encodes:
- a CDS encoding FAD-binding dehydrogenase, which produces MDCDVIVVGAGLAGLVAAAELADAGKSVIIVDQENENNIGGQAFWSFGGLFFVDSPEQRRLRIRDSHALAWQDWQGSAGFDREEDHWPRRWAEAYVDFAAGEKRPWLHQQGVRWFPVVGWAERGGALSDGHGNSVPRFHITWGTGPGLLAPFERRVREGVARGKVRLCFRHQVDDIVVTDGRVTGVSGSLLEETDAPRAVQSSREVTGTFSFAAGAVIVTSGGIGGNHDLVRKNWPRERLGEPPSTMVSGVPHHVDGRMLQISEDAGAAIINSDRMWHYTEGVKNWDPIWPKHGIRVLPGPSSFWCDAKGNRMPIPCLPGFDTLSTLGHIMKTGYDYSWFVLTQSIIEKEFALSGSEQNPDLTEKSIAKVLQRVRKGAPAPVEAFKEKGEDFVVRDTLDALVDGMNALTGEDLINLDHLLAQIEGRDREIENPYSKDLQIVAMRGARNFIGDKLIRTAKPHRLLDPKHGPLIAVRLNILTRKTLGGIHTDLSARVLDRTGNVIEGLYAAGEAAGFGGGGMHGYNALEGTFLGGCIFSGRTAGRAASGAV; this is translated from the coding sequence ATGGATTGTGACGTCATCGTCGTGGGCGCCGGCCTTGCGGGACTCGTTGCTGCAGCTGAGCTTGCCGATGCGGGCAAATCGGTCATCATTGTCGACCAGGAAAACGAGAACAATATCGGCGGTCAGGCCTTCTGGTCCTTCGGAGGCCTGTTTTTTGTCGATTCACCTGAACAGCGGCGGCTGCGTATTCGCGACAGCCATGCACTCGCCTGGCAGGACTGGCAGGGATCTGCTGGTTTCGACCGGGAGGAAGATCACTGGCCGCGCCGCTGGGCCGAAGCTTATGTCGATTTTGCCGCCGGTGAGAAACGCCCTTGGCTTCACCAGCAGGGCGTTCGCTGGTTCCCGGTTGTAGGATGGGCCGAACGCGGCGGTGCGTTGTCCGACGGTCACGGCAATTCGGTTCCCCGCTTCCATATCACCTGGGGTACTGGCCCCGGCCTTCTCGCCCCGTTCGAACGGCGGGTCCGCGAGGGTGTTGCACGCGGCAAGGTGCGACTGTGTTTCCGCCATCAGGTGGACGACATTGTCGTAACGGATGGCCGGGTGACGGGCGTCAGCGGCAGTTTGCTGGAAGAAACGGATGCGCCGCGGGCCGTGCAATCTTCTCGTGAAGTGACCGGGACATTCTCTTTCGCTGCCGGCGCGGTGATCGTCACGTCCGGTGGCATTGGCGGAAATCATGACCTGGTGCGCAAAAACTGGCCGCGCGAACGCCTTGGCGAACCGCCATCAACGATGGTGTCAGGCGTGCCGCATCATGTCGACGGCAGAATGCTGCAGATCAGCGAGGATGCGGGTGCAGCGATCATCAATTCAGACCGCATGTGGCACTACACCGAAGGCGTGAAGAACTGGGATCCTATCTGGCCGAAACACGGCATCCGTGTTCTGCCCGGTCCATCCTCGTTCTGGTGTGATGCAAAGGGCAACCGGATGCCGATCCCGTGCCTGCCGGGTTTCGATACGCTGTCCACCCTGGGTCACATCATGAAGACCGGCTATGACTACAGCTGGTTCGTTCTGACCCAATCGATCATCGAAAAGGAATTCGCGCTTTCCGGTTCGGAGCAGAACCCCGATCTCACGGAAAAGAGCATTGCGAAGGTTTTGCAACGGGTGCGCAAGGGCGCCCCGGCACCGGTGGAAGCCTTCAAGGAAAAGGGAGAAGACTTCGTCGTTCGTGATACGCTTGATGCGCTGGTGGATGGAATGAATGCGCTCACGGGAGAAGATCTGATCAATCTCGACCATCTGCTTGCGCAAATCGAAGGACGCGACCGCGAGATAGAAAACCCGTATTCCAAGGATCTTCAGATTGTCGCCATGCGTGGCGCCCGCAACTTTATCGGCGACAAGCTTATCCGCACGGCAAAGCCGCATCGCCTCCTCGATCCGAAACATGGGCCGCTCATTGCGGTGCGGCTGAACATTTTGACCCGCAAGACGCTTGGCGGCATCCACACCGATCTTTCCGCCCGGGTACTGGACCGGACCGGTAATGTGATCGAGGGCCTTTATGCAGCCGGCGAAGCGGCAGGTTTTGGCGGCGGCGGCATGCACGGTTACAATGCGCTCGAAGGAACCTTCCTCGGCGGCTGCATCTTTTCAGGCCGCACGGCCGGACGGGCGGCATCCGGCGCTGTCTGA
- a CDS encoding cupin domain-containing protein codes for MRKNPGPVARIADLEREPFSQGTSYESQDTPLGERLGLTAIGATYIEVPPGKSSCPFHNHHMEDEMFVILGGQAEYRFGDRSFEVKAGDVLGAPRGGPETAHKLTNTGEAVLRYIAVSSKADVELCEYPDSGKFLVSDRRDPTGPASFRHIGRADSSLDYWDGEDGS; via the coding sequence ATGCGTAAGAACCCTGGTCCCGTTGCCCGGATTGCCGATCTTGAACGTGAGCCTTTCAGTCAGGGCACGTCATATGAGAGCCAGGATACGCCGCTTGGCGAGCGGCTTGGTCTGACCGCGATCGGCGCGACCTATATTGAAGTTCCGCCCGGCAAATCCAGCTGCCCGTTTCACAACCATCACATGGAAGACGAGATGTTCGTCATTCTTGGGGGACAGGCTGAGTACCGTTTTGGCGACCGGAGTTTCGAGGTCAAAGCCGGTGATGTGCTTGGCGCGCCGAGAGGTGGTCCCGAAACGGCCCACAAGCTGACCAACACGGGCGAAGCTGTGTTGCGCTATATCGCTGTTTCCAGCAAGGCCGATGTGGAATTGTGCGAATACCCCGACAGCGGCAAGTTTCTTGTCAGCGACAGGCGCGATCCGACAGGGCCAGCCAGTTTCCGTCATATCGGCCGGGCAGATAGCAGTCTTGACTATTGGGACGGCGAGGACGGCTCCTGA
- a CDS encoding ABC transporter transmembrane domain-containing protein has product MRSMRPLARLFPYILRYRGLVSGAIVALLLAAGTTLALPLAVRRMIDHGFTDADVGFINNYFTMLLVIASLLALASAMRYYFVITIGERVVSDLRRDVFSHVTELSPSFFDANKSGEIVSRLSADTTQIKSAVGATASMALRNTILCLGAVVMMIVTSPGLSGLVLIAIPIIVFPLVGFGRSVRGRSREAQDTLADATAYASEAIGASRTVQAFNGEPTANRRYADAVESAFIAARAAVRARAFLTGFAILMIFGSIVGILWFGAHSVLGGEMSAGTLGQFLLYSILAASSLGSLSEVWGEVSQAAGAAERLTELLDEAPAIAAPPHPKPLPEPPLGSVAFRDVVFSYPARPDEPILDGLSFSIQPGETVAIVGPSGAGKSTLFSLISRFYDPESGAILLDDVDVKQADPVAVRQRLASVPQDVAIFASSIRDNIAFGRPDATEADILDAAKAALADPFIARMENGYDTLVGERGITLSGGQRQRIAIARALLKDAPILLLDEATSALDAESETLVQTALNALMKGRTTLVVAHRLATVKKADRILVMDHGRIVEEGNHASLVKKGGMYARLARLQFHHDEPSETEAAQ; this is encoded by the coding sequence ATGCGGTCGATGAGACCGCTCGCGCGATTATTTCCCTATATTCTCCGGTATCGCGGACTGGTCAGCGGGGCGATAGTGGCATTGCTTCTTGCCGCCGGAACGACCCTTGCCCTGCCGCTCGCAGTGCGGCGCATGATTGACCATGGCTTCACCGATGCCGATGTCGGTTTCATCAACAACTATTTCACCATGCTCCTGGTTATCGCGTCGCTTCTCGCGCTCGCCAGCGCCATGCGCTACTACTTCGTGATCACGATTGGAGAGCGGGTCGTCTCCGATCTCAGGCGCGATGTGTTCAGCCATGTCACCGAGTTGTCGCCATCCTTCTTCGACGCCAACAAATCCGGCGAAATTGTCTCGCGACTGAGCGCCGACACCACACAAATCAAGTCCGCGGTAGGCGCCACCGCCTCCATGGCTCTGCGCAACACAATCCTGTGTCTCGGCGCGGTGGTCATGATGATCGTCACCAGCCCGGGCCTGTCCGGCCTGGTGCTGATTGCCATTCCGATCATCGTCTTCCCGCTCGTGGGCTTTGGCCGGTCAGTTCGTGGCCGCTCTCGCGAAGCACAGGATACCCTTGCCGACGCGACGGCCTACGCAAGCGAGGCAATCGGCGCATCGCGAACCGTGCAGGCCTTCAACGGCGAACCGACGGCCAACAGACGATATGCCGATGCGGTCGAAAGCGCCTTCATAGCTGCACGTGCAGCGGTACGCGCCCGGGCATTCCTGACCGGTTTCGCGATTTTGATGATTTTCGGCAGCATTGTCGGCATCCTCTGGTTCGGGGCGCACAGCGTTCTTGGCGGCGAAATGTCGGCCGGAACGCTGGGCCAGTTCCTGCTCTATTCGATCCTTGCCGCTTCGAGCCTGGGCTCCCTGTCTGAGGTCTGGGGCGAGGTCTCACAGGCAGCAGGGGCCGCCGAACGGTTGACGGAGCTGCTTGACGAAGCACCGGCCATCGCAGCGCCGCCGCACCCCAAGCCGCTGCCTGAGCCGCCGCTTGGTTCCGTCGCCTTTCGCGACGTTGTGTTCTCCTATCCGGCGCGCCCTGACGAACCAATTCTGGACGGCCTGTCTTTTTCCATTCAGCCAGGGGAGACTGTCGCGATCGTCGGGCCGTCGGGAGCGGGAAAGAGCACGCTGTTTTCCCTGATCAGCCGTTTCTACGATCCCGAGAGCGGTGCAATCCTGTTGGATGACGTTGATGTAAAGCAGGCCGATCCTGTTGCCGTCCGCCAGCGCCTCGCCAGCGTGCCGCAGGATGTTGCGATTTTTGCAAGTTCGATCAGGGACAATATTGCTTTCGGCAGGCCCGATGCCACCGAAGCAGACATACTGGACGCCGCTAAAGCCGCATTGGCCGACCCGTTCATCGCCCGCATGGAAAACGGATATGACACGCTTGTCGGAGAGCGCGGCATCACGCTTTCGGGCGGACAGCGCCAGCGCATCGCCATTGCCCGGGCGCTTTTGAAAGACGCACCGATCCTTCTCCTTGACGAGGCGACATCGGCACTGGACGCGGAGAGCGAAACGCTTGTGCAAACGGCTCTCAATGCCCTGATGAAGGGACGCACCACCCTCGTGGTTGCGCACCGGCTGGCGACCGTCAAAAAGGCAGATCGTATCCTGGTCATGGATCACGGTCGGATCGTTGAGGAAGGCAACCATGCAAGCCTCGTGAAGAAAGGCGGCATGTATGCACGCCTTGCCCGGCTGCAGTTTCACCACGACGAGCCATCCGAAACCGAAGCGGCGCAATAG
- the rpmE gene encoding 50S ribosomal protein L31: MKADIHPDYHMIKVVMTDGTEYETRSTWGAEGDTMTLEIDPKAHPAWTGGHQHLLDRGGRVSKFKKRFEGLGL, encoded by the coding sequence ATGAAAGCTGATATCCATCCCGACTATCACATGATCAAAGTGGTCATGACCGATGGCACAGAATATGAGACGCGCTCGACCTGGGGTGCTGAAGGTGACACGATGACACTGGAAATCGATCCGAAGGCCCATCCGGCCTGGACCGGCGGTCATCAGCATCTGCTTGATCGCGGCGGTCGCGTTTCGAAGTTCAAGAAGCGGTTTGAAGGTCTCGGACTGTAA
- a CDS encoding DUF1465 family protein produces the protein MADTNKNTIQFAERITSSASFRTLYSEGMGLVEETAAYLDGTGRVAAKALPRMASVLYAAESMRLTTRLMQMASWLLLQRAVNNGEMTREQVIAEKTKVRLDGFACDRSAPGWDDLPEAFRDLVERSLRLQARVALLDKEIYHRKSNTPSTPDNENSVQAQLSLLKTAFGNN, from the coding sequence ATGGCTGATACCAACAAGAATACAATCCAGTTTGCGGAGCGCATCACATCGTCCGCTTCCTTCCGCACGCTTTATTCGGAAGGAATGGGACTGGTTGAGGAAACGGCCGCCTATCTGGACGGAACGGGCCGCGTGGCTGCCAAAGCGCTCCCGCGCATGGCGTCCGTGCTTTATGCCGCTGAATCCATGCGCCTGACCACGCGCCTGATGCAGATGGCGTCCTGGCTGCTCTTGCAGCGCGCCGTCAACAATGGCGAGATGACCCGCGAACAGGTGATTGCCGAAAAGACCAAGGTCCGCCTCGACGGTTTTGCCTGCGACCGCAGCGCACCGGGCTGGGACGATCTGCCCGAAGCATTTCGCGACCTTGTCGAACGTTCGCTGCGCCTCCAGGCGCGCGTCGCACTTCTGGACAAGGAAATCTATCATCGCAAGAGCAATACGCCGTCCACACCGGACAATGAGAATTCGGTCCAGGCGCAACTCTCGCTTCTGAAGACGGCCTTCGGCAACAACTAG
- a CDS encoding DUF1192 domain-containing protein codes for MSIFEDEPQKKPLTHEIGCDLSMISVDELQERISMLQQEIERLETERSSKEKSKNAAESLFR; via the coding sequence ATGTCTATTTTTGAGGACGAGCCGCAGAAAAAGCCCCTGACCCATGAAATCGGCTGCGATCTGTCCATGATTTCCGTGGATGAGCTGCAGGAGCGCATTTCGATGCTGCAACAGGAGATCGAGCGGCTGGAGACTGAAAGGTCCTCAAAGGAGAAAAGCAAGAACGCCGCGGAATCGCTGTTTCGCTAG
- a CDS encoding NAD(P)H-quinone oxidoreductase codes for MKAIEIREPGGPEVLVAVERPMPEPAAGELLIAVKAAGVNRPDCLQRMGAYPPPPGAPDIPGLEVAGLVEAVGDGVGAFKVGDPVCALVPGGGYAEYCTVHETNALPVPAGFSFGEAAAIPETYFTVWNNVFQRGGLQSGETLLVHGGSSGIGTTAIQLARHFGAKVMVTAGSKDKCKACLDLGADLAINYREDDFVAVVKEETGGEGADLILDMVGGDYISRNYDVAAVEGRIVQIAFLQGARVEADFSKLMMKRLVHTGSTLRARSVVFKSDIASELRRKVWPLLSRRAVAPVMDTMFPLERASAAHARMEEGDHIGKIVLDVG; via the coding sequence ATGAAAGCCATTGAAATCCGTGAACCGGGAGGACCGGAAGTTCTCGTCGCCGTCGAGCGACCGATGCCGGAGCCGGCCGCCGGTGAACTGCTGATTGCCGTCAAGGCTGCCGGTGTCAACCGTCCCGACTGTCTGCAGCGCATGGGTGCATATCCACCGCCACCGGGCGCGCCGGACATACCGGGCCTGGAGGTCGCGGGACTGGTTGAGGCGGTGGGCGATGGTGTCGGCGCTTTCAAGGTCGGTGATCCGGTCTGTGCGCTGGTGCCGGGGGGTGGCTATGCCGAATACTGCACGGTGCATGAAACCAACGCGCTCCCCGTTCCCGCCGGCTTCAGCTTCGGTGAAGCAGCGGCGATCCCGGAAACCTACTTCACCGTGTGGAACAATGTCTTCCAGCGTGGCGGGCTGCAATCCGGCGAGACCCTGCTGGTCCATGGCGGCTCGTCTGGAATCGGAACGACGGCGATACAGCTTGCCAGGCATTTCGGGGCCAAGGTGATGGTGACCGCAGGCTCAAAGGACAAATGCAAGGCCTGTCTTGATCTCGGCGCCGATCTCGCCATCAATTACCGCGAGGACGATTTTGTTGCCGTTGTCAAGGAAGAGACGGGAGGTGAGGGGGCAGATCTCATTCTCGATATGGTGGGCGGGGACTATATCTCCCGCAACTATGACGTTGCAGCGGTAGAGGGGCGGATCGTTCAGATCGCCTTTTTGCAGGGCGCCCGGGTCGAGGCGGATTTTTCAAAGCTGATGATGAAACGGCTCGTGCATACCGGCTCCACCCTTCGTGCGCGCTCCGTCGTCTTCAAATCCGATATTGCCTCGGAGCTCAGACGTAAAGTCTGGCCTCTGCTTTCCAGGCGCGCCGTTGCGCCCGTCATGGACACGATGTTTCCGCTTGAGCGTGCATCCGCGGCCCATGCCCGCATGGAAGAGGGCGATCATATCGGCAAGATCGTTCTCGACGTTGGATAG
- a CDS encoding SGNH/GDSL hydrolase family protein — protein sequence MKHLFYGIASWLLAPVAIVSGLRVRAGTPRLSPPQGRPFGVAGQADIAPLRLLVVGDSSAAGVGVDDVSETVGAQLAAILYERTGKSVSWRNAGANSAVCAEIRDHVVPNLERIDYTHIIIAAGTNDAKNFVTAKKFKRGFGGLLYALRAKWPEAVILWSPVIDMRMVPSLPPLLAHILHMRASIINRMGRQLCKERFAMAAAQLYPHDPAGFSEDGFHAGAAGYRYWAELLADTILEDAGEPATTKTEHAEAAQ from the coding sequence ATGAAACATCTCTTTTATGGCATTGCGAGTTGGCTGCTCGCGCCGGTCGCCATTGTGTCAGGCCTTCGGGTGCGGGCAGGCACGCCGCGCCTCAGCCCGCCTCAAGGCAGGCCGTTCGGTGTCGCCGGGCAGGCAGATATTGCACCGTTGCGCCTGCTTGTCGTGGGAGATTCGTCTGCCGCCGGCGTCGGTGTCGACGATGTATCGGAAACCGTCGGAGCACAACTTGCAGCAATTCTCTATGAGCGGACCGGCAAGAGCGTAAGCTGGCGCAACGCCGGTGCCAATTCGGCCGTCTGCGCCGAGATCCGTGATCATGTCGTGCCAAATCTTGAACGGATCGATTACACACACATCATTATCGCTGCCGGTACAAATGACGCAAAGAACTTCGTGACGGCAAAGAAGTTCAAGCGCGGCTTCGGCGGACTGCTCTACGCCCTTCGGGCCAAATGGCCGGAAGCTGTTATCCTGTGGTCCCCGGTTATCGATATGCGGATGGTGCCAAGCCTGCCGCCGCTGCTTGCGCACATCCTTCACATGCGCGCCTCGATCATCAATCGCATGGGAAGGCAGCTCTGCAAGGAGCGTTTCGCCATGGCGGCGGCGCAACTCTATCCCCATGATCCCGCCGGCTTTTCCGAAGACGGCTTTCATGCCGGCGCCGCCGGCTATCGGTATTGGGCCGAGCTTCTTGCCGACACGATTCTGGAAGATGCAGGCGAGCCAGCCACGACGAAAACGGAACACGCCGAGGCGGCACAATAG